In Chloroflexota bacterium, one DNA window encodes the following:
- the nuoG gene encoding NADH-quinone oxidoreductase subunit NuoG produces MPDMVTLTIDGQTVSVPKGTLVVEAARQVENLIPVFCYHPKMAPVGMCRMCVVKVGTPKMDPATRQPVVDADGKSVIAMMPRLQTACTTPVSEGMVVVTQDAEVEHAQRGVLEALLTSHPLDCPVCDKGGECPLQNLTMGWGPGKTRFDYNDKVHFEKPVPLGDLIYLDRERCILCARCVRFQDEIAGDPVLGFYNRGRAWHIISQSDPEFDSKFSGNTTDICPVGALTSADFRFKARVWELQPIPTVCNHCSVGCNMTFDTRSNEIKRVMPRENDAVNEIWLCDRGRFGHHFTSSKQRLTTPLVRKAGKLQEASWEEALTLVAQQLDGIRSTTGGKAIGGLAGTSLSNEDLYAFQRFFRETLGSANLDHRSGSALDLPLDDVGALYGIRSGTDLSTLGKGTVVLVFGADPEEEAPVHLLRIRGINTRGGSVITLNGRPTKLDSIAKQALRYKYGSESSVLAALLKPLLDSTPADGKRATLRGFNDLVASLKGFNLDENASGISADKLKAVADLIGAAENLVIFYGRDALTAGASVPAGLANLLVMTRKAGAANSGLISLLKGANARGALDLGVRPDRGPNYAALNNSGLDAKQMLSAARDGKLKALYVAGVDPVGDNPAAADSLKKLDLLVVQELFLTETAKLADVVLPVLSVAEREGTYTNAERRVQRFRQAIRPTLNARPDWQILQALANQLVSDAVLNVAGGEKSRKQARREEDKARVRTEWNYASPAEILMDIQTNVPSYKGVSYASMQGPTGQWGRQANENYYFDGTSYQNTGGLGVQLPAAVETSTTLSLQSFSINTPASVADRPWTLVGATFLYDDAGLMTDTNLLSSRKAKAVAALNPVDADKLGVKNGERITVSSGRGSLSLPVHRTKLAPEGVVVVPVGVNNVGLVSVVEGGATPVAIRREA; encoded by the coding sequence TGCGATGATGCCACGTTTGCAAACCGCCTGTACCACGCCAGTCAGCGAAGGCATGGTCGTGGTAACCCAAGATGCCGAAGTTGAACACGCCCAACGCGGTGTTTTGGAAGCCTTACTCACCAGCCACCCACTCGATTGTCCAGTTTGCGATAAGGGTGGCGAATGCCCATTGCAAAACTTGACCATGGGTTGGGGGCCAGGCAAAACCCGCTTCGACTACAACGATAAAGTTCACTTCGAAAAGCCAGTGCCACTGGGCGATTTAATTTACCTCGACCGCGAACGCTGTATCTTGTGCGCTCGCTGTGTGCGCTTCCAAGATGAAATCGCTGGCGATCCGGTGCTCGGTTTCTACAATCGTGGCCGCGCTTGGCATATCATCTCGCAATCCGACCCCGAATTTGATAGCAAGTTCTCAGGCAACACTACCGACATCTGTCCGGTGGGCGCGTTGACCTCTGCCGACTTCCGCTTCAAAGCACGGGTTTGGGAATTGCAGCCAATTCCAACGGTTTGTAATCACTGCTCAGTTGGCTGTAATATGACCTTCGATACCCGCTCCAACGAAATCAAACGGGTCATGCCGCGCGAAAACGATGCAGTCAATGAAATTTGGCTGTGTGATCGCGGACGCTTCGGCCATCACTTCACCAGCAGCAAGCAACGCCTGACCACGCCTTTGGTGCGCAAGGCAGGCAAATTGCAAGAAGCCAGCTGGGAAGAAGCTTTGACCTTGGTTGCGCAACAACTTGATGGCATTCGCAGCACGACTGGCGGCAAGGCCATCGGCGGTTTGGCAGGCACATCGTTGTCCAACGAAGATCTCTACGCCTTCCAACGTTTCTTCCGCGAAACGCTTGGCTCAGCCAATCTCGATCATCGCTCAGGCTCAGCTTTAGACTTGCCGCTTGATGATGTTGGCGCACTCTATGGTATTCGTAGTGGCACTGATCTTTCAACGCTTGGCAAAGGCACGGTTGTGCTTGTGTTTGGCGCTGATCCCGAAGAAGAAGCACCAGTTCATTTGTTGCGGATTCGCGGCATCAACACCCGTGGCGGCAGCGTAATTACGCTCAACGGTCGCCCAACCAAACTCGATAGCATCGCCAAGCAAGCCTTGCGCTACAAATATGGTAGCGAAAGCAGCGTTTTGGCCGCATTGCTCAAGCCATTACTCGATAGCACCCCAGCCGATGGCAAACGTGCGACCTTGCGCGGCTTCAACGATTTAGTGGCTTCGCTCAAAGGCTTCAATCTCGATGAAAACGCTAGCGGCATCAGCGCCGACAAGCTCAAAGCGGTCGCCGATTTGATTGGTGCTGCTGAAAACTTGGTGATTTTCTATGGCCGCGATGCCTTGACGGCTGGAGCAAGCGTGCCTGCTGGCTTAGCCAACCTCTTGGTGATGACCCGCAAAGCTGGCGCTGCCAATAGCGGCTTGATCAGCTTGCTCAAAGGCGCGAATGCCCGTGGCGCACTCGATTTGGGTGTGCGGCCTGATCGTGGGCCAAATTATGCAGCCTTGAATAATTCTGGGCTTGATGCCAAACAAATGCTCAGCGCTGCCCGCGATGGCAAACTCAAAGCCTTGTATGTGGCTGGAGTTGATCCCGTTGGCGATAATCCTGCTGCCGCCGACAGCTTGAAGAAGCTTGATTTGTTGGTCGTGCAAGAATTGTTCTTGACCGAAACCGCCAAATTGGCCGATGTGGTCTTGCCAGTCTTGAGCGTGGCTGAACGCGAAGGTACCTATACCAACGCCGAACGCCGCGTCCAACGCTTCCGCCAAGCAATTCGCCCAACCCTGAATGCTCGCCCCGATTGGCAAATTTTGCAAGCCCTGGCCAATCAATTGGTCTCCGATGCGGTGTTGAATGTGGCTGGTGGCGAGAAGAGCCGCAAGCAAGCCCGCCGCGAAGAAGATAAAGCGCGGGTGCGTACCGAATGGAATTACGCTTCACCAGCCGAAATTCTGATGGATATTCAAACCAATGTGCCAAGCTACAAAGGTGTGAGCTATGCCTCGATGCAAGGCCCAACTGGCCAATGGGGTCGCCAAGCCAACGAAAATTACTACTTCGATGGCACTTCCTACCAAAATACTGGTGGGTTGGGCGTGCAATTGCCAGCGGCAGTTGAAACCAGCACAACCCTGAGCTTGCAGTCATTCAGCATCAATACCCCAGCTAGCGTTGCCGACCGCCCATGGACGTTGGTTGGCGCAACCTTCTTGTATGATGATGCTGGCTTGATGACCGACACCAACCTGTTGAGCAGCCGCAAAGCTAAGGCCGTGGCAGCGCTCAACCCCGTTGATGCCGACAAGCTTGGGGTCAAAAATGGCGAGCGGATCACCGTTAGCTCAGGCCGTGGCAGCCTCAGTTTGCCAGTTCACCGTACCAAACTTGCGCCCGAAGGCGTGGTAGTCGTACCTGTTGGGGTTAATAATGTCGGCTTGGTCAGCGTCGTCGAAGGTGGCGCAACGCCAGTAGCCATTCGACGGGAGGCCTAA
- the nuoH gene encoding NADH-quinone oxidoreductase subunit NuoH produces the protein MQDRSVWVMIIHAVVLAFAALTSFAYLTLMERKVLAKLQHRVGPNQAGPNGYLQPLADAVKLMFKEDIMPSLADKWVFIIAPILATIPAIVIFAVIPLGPDLVVFGERIPLAFASLNIGLLYFLAVTSIGVYGITLAGWASNNKYSMLGGVRSAAQMISYELAFGLSVLVPVMLTASRSADGLGSLDLVQMVNAQAGTWLGFIPKWFVFTPTGFIAFFLFLIAATAEVTRAPFDLVEAEQELVGGYATEYSSMKFALFFMAEYMKLIAMSGFAATMFLGGWRLPYLEDITGNWGALVGFLVIAAKIFFFLFLSIWVRASLPRIRYDKLMDFGWKRLLPVSLATVAATAVIIVLTNPL, from the coding sequence ATGCAAGATCGCTCAGTATGGGTGATGATTATCCACGCGGTGGTATTGGCATTTGCGGCTCTGACCAGCTTTGCCTATCTCACTTTGATGGAACGCAAAGTCTTAGCCAAGTTGCAACATCGGGTCGGCCCTAACCAGGCTGGCCCCAATGGCTACTTGCAACCATTGGCTGATGCTGTCAAGTTGATGTTCAAAGAAGATATTATGCCGTCGCTGGCCGATAAGTGGGTCTTTATTATTGCCCCAATTTTGGCCACGATTCCAGCAATTGTGATCTTTGCGGTGATTCCGCTTGGCCCCGATTTGGTGGTTTTCGGCGAACGGATTCCTTTGGCATTCGCTAGTTTGAACATTGGCTTGCTCTATTTCTTGGCGGTAACTTCAATCGGCGTGTATGGGATTACCCTCGCTGGTTGGGCATCGAATAACAAATATTCGATGCTTGGTGGGGTACGTTCAGCTGCCCAGATGATCAGCTATGAATTGGCCTTTGGGCTTTCGGTGCTGGTTCCGGTGATGTTGACCGCCTCGCGCTCAGCCGATGGCCTTGGCTCGCTCGATTTGGTTCAAATGGTCAATGCGCAGGCTGGTACATGGTTGGGCTTTATTCCCAAGTGGTTTGTCTTTACCCCAACCGGCTTTATCGCCTTCTTCTTGTTCTTGATTGCGGCCACCGCTGAAGTGACCCGCGCTCCCTTCGACTTGGTTGAAGCTGAACAAGAGTTGGTTGGTGGGTATGCCACCGAATATAGCTCGATGAAGTTTGCACTGTTCTTCATGGCCGAATATATGAAATTGATCGCCATGAGCGGCTTTGCAGCGACGATGTTCCTCGGTGGTTGGCGCTTGCCCTACCTCGAAGACATTACGGGCAACTGGGGCGCATTGGTTGGCTTCTTGGTGATCGCCGCCAAAATCTTCTTCTTCTTGTTCTTGTCGATCTGGGTTCGCGCTAGCTTACCACGGATTCGCTACGACAAACTGATGGATTTTGGTTGGAAGCGCTTGTTGCCAGTTTCCTTGGCAACGGTTGCCGCAACCGCTGTGATTATCGTCTTGACCAACCCACTCTAA
- a CDS encoding GNAT family N-acetyltransferase, with the protein MLLRQTARLQLHVLEEYDAQRVLKFYQANAEFRQPWSPTMDASFLTLEGQRERLRSDRIGRDREQGLALWLTEIDQPELVGMVALRNIVRGAFWSCHLGYEVHNAYAKRGYISEALQAVVEYAFVDLRLHRIEANIMPRNQRSIGVVGKLGFEHEGLARKYLKINGTWEDHIHYVLLNAAVE; encoded by the coding sequence ATGCTTTTACGTCAAACAGCGCGGCTTCAATTGCATGTGCTCGAAGAATACGATGCCCAACGTGTATTGAAGTTTTATCAGGCGAATGCCGAATTTCGCCAACCTTGGTCGCCAACAATGGATGCGAGTTTTCTGACGCTTGAAGGCCAACGCGAACGCCTACGCAGCGATCGGATTGGCCGCGATCGTGAGCAAGGCCTTGCGTTATGGTTGACCGAAATCGATCAACCTGAGCTAGTTGGCATGGTGGCCTTGCGTAATATTGTGCGTGGGGCGTTTTGGTCGTGCCATCTTGGCTACGAAGTTCATAACGCCTATGCCAAACGTGGCTATATCAGCGAGGCCTTGCAGGCTGTTGTGGAATATGCGTTTGTGGATTTACGTCTGCACCGCATCGAAGCCAACATTATGCCGCGCAACCAACGCTCGATTGGGGTAGTCGGAAAATTAGGCTTTGAGCACGAAGGCCTCGCTCGTAAATATCTCAAAATCAATGGTACGTGGGAAGATCATATCCATTATGTGCTTTTGAATGCGGCAGTTGAGTAA
- a CDS encoding SDR family NAD(P)-dependent oxidoreductase gives MTTKPLAGKVALVAGATRGCGRGIAVSLGEAGATVYCTGRTTRNQRSPINRAETIDDTAEMVTAAGGQGIAIQVDHSDPAQVAALIERINTEQSGQLDLVVNDIWGGQHALVWEQKFWQGDIHTNLNLLHNSIDTHLITSFYAAPLMVARGQGLIIEVTDGDTLNYRGHSIYDLIKTSVMRIAVGMHEDLKDHGVTALAVTPGFLRSEEMLDHFGVSEENWRDAIAQDPHYSESETPYYLGRAIVALASDPNVAQKAGKTWASWTLMEEYGFFDVDGRQPNWGAYYAKVLSEG, from the coding sequence ATGACAACCAAACCTTTAGCTGGAAAAGTGGCCTTGGTGGCTGGGGCAACGCGTGGTTGTGGCCGTGGCATCGCGGTAAGTTTGGGCGAGGCTGGCGCAACCGTCTATTGCACAGGCCGTACTACCCGCAATCAGCGTTCGCCAATCAATCGGGCGGAAACAATCGACGATACTGCGGAAATGGTGACGGCGGCTGGCGGTCAGGGCATTGCCATCCAAGTTGATCATAGTGACCCTGCCCAAGTTGCCGCATTAATCGAGCGAATCAACACTGAGCAATCAGGTCAACTCGATCTTGTGGTGAATGATATTTGGGGTGGTCAACATGCCTTGGTTTGGGAGCAGAAGTTTTGGCAAGGCGATATTCACACAAATCTAAACCTCTTACATAACTCAATCGATACCCACTTAATTACCTCATTTTATGCCGCGCCACTGATGGTTGCCCGTGGTCAGGGCTTGATTATCGAAGTAACTGATGGCGATACGCTGAATTATCGCGGCCATAGCATCTACGATTTAATCAAAACCAGCGTTATGCGGATCGCAGTTGGCATGCACGAAGATTTGAAAGACCATGGTGTAACGGCCTTAGCAGTAACTCCAGGCTTTTTACGCTCTGAAGAAATGCTTGATCATTTTGGGGTCAGCGAGGAAAACTGGCGTGATGCCATTGCTCAAGATCCTCACTATAGCGAATCAGAAACGCCTTATTATCTGGGTCGGGCGATTGTAGCTTTGGCAAGCGACCCCAACGTTGCCCAAAAAGCTGGTAAAACCTGGGCTTCTTGGACCTTGATGGAAGAATATGGGTTCTTCGATGTTGATGGCCGTCAGCCCAATTGGGGCGCGTATTATGCCAAAGTCTTGAGCGAAGGATGA
- a CDS encoding FAD-binding oxidoreductase, whose protein sequence is MSVGLWQTPEPTAQPKLVQTLVIGAGLIGSYLALQSQADVVLDARHVAGGASGRNGGLLLTGIANSYQAACAEYGRDLAQSLWRTTIRNRELMIEWATKLGSPVRRCGSLIFAYSEQEHAELANSAALMHEDGFSTEWHAEDPTKRGFWGALHNPDDGAIQAALLTAALLRESGAQLYEASEVYALESTADGVLVRARTGNWLAQRVLVATNAWTGLLLPEFSQLVIPARGQLLATAPIELILSQACYCDYGFTYFQQTPAGNLVLGGFRNRAVAEEQTFADCTTPLIQDLLDGFLQRHFPEATNTPIERRWAGTMGFAPDHRPLVGRLRRDDRIAFAVGFSGHGLGLGLVAADELLAELAGTPAALFSARRFSETAHLFS, encoded by the coding sequence ATGAGCGTTGGGCTGTGGCAAACCCCTGAGCCAACAGCCCAGCCCAAGCTTGTACAAACCTTGGTGATTGGTGCGGGCTTGATTGGCTCGTACTTAGCGCTCCAAAGCCAAGCCGACGTTGTGCTCGATGCTCGTCACGTTGCTGGCGGCGCTTCGGGGCGCAATGGTGGTTTGTTGCTAACTGGCATTGCCAATTCGTATCAGGCGGCTTGCGCTGAATATGGCCGCGATTTAGCCCAAAGTTTGTGGCGCACAACAATTCGTAATCGTGAGTTGATGATCGAATGGGCGACCAAGCTTGGCTCGCCGGTACGGCGTTGTGGTTCGTTAATTTTTGCCTATAGCGAGCAAGAACATGCCGAGCTTGCCAATTCGGCAGCCTTGATGCATGAAGATGGTTTTAGCACCGAATGGCACGCCGAAGATCCAACCAAGCGTGGTTTTTGGGGCGCGTTGCACAACCCCGATGATGGTGCGATTCAAGCCGCCTTGTTAACTGCGGCGCTCCTACGCGAAAGCGGCGCACAGCTCTATGAAGCTAGCGAGGTTTACGCGCTCGAATCAACCGCTGATGGCGTGTTGGTACGAGCACGGACTGGCAATTGGCTAGCTCAACGGGTTTTAGTGGCCACCAACGCTTGGACAGGCCTGCTGTTGCCTGAATTTAGCCAGTTGGTGATTCCAGCTCGTGGCCAGTTGTTGGCAACCGCCCCAATCGAGTTAATTTTGAGCCAAGCCTGCTATTGCGATTATGGTTTTACCTATTTTCAGCAAACGCCTGCTGGCAATTTGGTGCTGGGCGGTTTTCGCAATCGCGCGGTTGCCGAAGAGCAAACCTTTGCCGATTGCACAACACCGTTGATCCAAGATTTGCTTGATGGCTTTTTGCAGCGCCACTTCCCTGAGGCTACCAATACGCCGATTGAGCGGCGTTGGGCTGGCACAATGGGCTTTGCACCCGATCATCGACCCTTGGTTGGACGATTACGTCGCGATGACCGGATTGCCTTTGCGGTGGGGTTTAGCGGCCATGGGCTTGGATTAGGCTTGGTTGCCGCCGATGAACTGCTAGCCGAGTTAGCTGGCACACCTGCCGCCTTGTTTAGCGCTCGACGTTTTAGCGAAACTGCCCACCTGTTCAGTTGA
- a CDS encoding response regulator translates to MTNAVRNPAIILVEDEPDILIILHRIMRDLTGGYDIVTVNSAQDALGVLTERSCPLLITDHNMPGMTGTQLTQVVKQDYVDTKVIIITAYATPEVERTARTAGVDYFLTKPFSLDRLEQIIKEVLGKV, encoded by the coding sequence ATGACGAATGCTGTTCGCAACCCCGCTATTATTTTGGTTGAAGACGAACCTGATATCTTGATCATTTTGCATCGGATTATGCGCGATTTGACTGGTGGCTACGATATCGTCACCGTCAATAGTGCCCAAGATGCGCTTGGGGTGCTGACTGAACGCTCATGCCCTTTATTGATCACCGACCATAACATGCCAGGTATGACTGGAACTCAGCTAACCCAAGTGGTCAAGCAAGATTATGTTGACACGAAGGTGATCATTATCACGGCTTATGCAACTCCTGAGGTCGAGCGAACTGCCCGGACTGCTGGCGTTGATTACTTCCTGACCAAGCCCTTCTCGCTTGATCGCTTGGAGCAAATTATCAAGGAAGTGCTGGGCAAAGTATGA
- a CDS encoding response regulator has product MSTIVAYVPDLMFGVRVRDVLQQLGYQALVADSLAAAQQALAPDLALLIVDLRGETTATSALVQAAKALDPNLPVLAFGSHVDVERQKAAREAGCDKVVANSKFSSDLPGLIATLVRQPSAS; this is encoded by the coding sequence ATGTCAACAATCGTGGCTTATGTGCCAGATTTAATGTTCGGGGTGCGCGTGCGCGATGTACTGCAACAACTGGGCTATCAGGCCTTGGTTGCTGATAGTTTGGCCGCTGCCCAACAAGCTTTAGCGCCAGATTTGGCTTTGCTGATTGTTGATCTGCGCGGTGAAACCACGGCGACCAGTGCGCTAGTGCAAGCCGCTAAGGCCTTAGACCCCAACTTGCCAGTGCTGGCTTTTGGCTCACATGTTGATGTCGAGCGCCAAAAAGCCGCCCGTGAGGCTGGTTGTGATAAAGTGGTGGCAAATTCCAAATTCAGTAGTGATCTCCCGGGCTTAATTGCTACCCTAGTACGCCAGCCAAGCGCAAGCTAA
- a CDS encoding S1 RNA-binding domain-containing protein → MTDEAQNVSATNGGEEQEEGVLQKLADKAREVVAEVKEELAEVKEEIGEALAEAREKASEVLAEVKERVGLGGDDEATEEAGATFEPSGDEDGTTPRRLADLHAGMELDGKVTSTALYGVFVDIGVGRDGLVHISEMSDQRIESPTDVVQIGDIVKVRVKSVDPDARRISLTMRSPRSEGRRRAPKRPEVNNDKLGELKPGDLVDGTVNGIAPFGVFVDIGVGKDGLVHISELSENRVEKAEDAVTVGQSYTFRVLEVDTGAQRISLSLRRAKEDFQERPKAPRRREVNLDVIAPGTVLDGKVSGIAPFGAFVDLGVGRDGLVHISELSEGRVGKVDDVVKVGDPVKVRVLEVDPDSKRISLTMRVEEAPTTPISTSGSSRLDRDWTNPASREERPREERRAVGGGNPGGNAGGGRRNERRERPAREPEIYSVGGTEEEDFGGNATLDDLLSKFGSGHDDRRSARRRYEKPEQEEEDGFENRESRARRDAIRRTLRDSQED, encoded by the coding sequence ATGACGGACGAAGCGCAAAATGTCAGCGCGACTAACGGTGGAGAGGAACAAGAAGAGGGCGTATTGCAAAAGCTGGCCGACAAAGCCCGCGAAGTAGTCGCCGAAGTGAAGGAAGAATTGGCCGAAGTGAAGGAAGAAATTGGCGAAGCATTGGCTGAAGCCCGCGAAAAAGCGAGCGAAGTCTTGGCTGAAGTCAAAGAGCGAGTTGGCTTAGGTGGCGATGATGAAGCTACCGAAGAAGCTGGCGCAACCTTTGAACCAAGCGGCGACGAAGATGGCACTACGCCACGTCGTTTGGCCGACTTGCATGCTGGGATGGAGCTTGATGGTAAGGTCACCAGCACCGCCTTGTACGGTGTGTTTGTTGACATCGGTGTTGGCCGCGATGGCTTGGTTCACATCTCAGAAATGAGCGACCAACGCATCGAATCACCAACCGATGTTGTACAAATTGGTGATATTGTCAAAGTTCGCGTCAAGAGTGTTGATCCAGATGCTCGCCGTATCAGCTTGACAATGCGCTCGCCTCGTTCAGAAGGCCGCCGCCGCGCTCCCAAACGCCCTGAAGTCAACAACGACAAATTGGGCGAATTGAAGCCAGGTGATTTGGTTGATGGTACGGTTAACGGCATCGCGCCATTCGGCGTGTTCGTTGACATCGGTGTTGGCAAAGATGGCTTGGTTCACATTTCTGAGCTTTCAGAAAACCGCGTGGAAAAAGCTGAAGATGCTGTCACCGTTGGCCAAAGCTATACCTTCCGCGTGTTGGAAGTTGACACTGGCGCTCAACGCATTAGCTTGAGCTTGCGCCGCGCCAAGGAAGATTTCCAAGAACGGCCAAAAGCCCCACGCCGCCGCGAAGTTAACTTAGATGTGATCGCTCCAGGCACCGTGCTCGATGGCAAAGTCAGCGGGATTGCTCCTTTCGGCGCATTCGTTGACCTTGGCGTTGGCCGCGATGGTTTGGTTCACATCTCAGAGCTTTCCGAAGGTCGGGTTGGCAAAGTTGACGATGTGGTTAAAGTTGGCGATCCAGTTAAAGTTCGCGTGTTGGAAGTCGATCCCGATTCAAAACGGATCAGCTTGACCATGCGGGTTGAAGAAGCTCCAACCACCCCCATCTCAACCAGTGGTTCATCACGCTTGGATCGCGACTGGACAAACCCAGCAAGCCGCGAAGAACGCCCACGCGAAGAACGCCGCGCTGTTGGTGGTGGTAACCCTGGTGGCAACGCTGGTGGTGGCCGCCGCAACGAACGCCGCGAACGCCCAGCCCGCGAACCCGAAATCTATAGCGTTGGTGGAACTGAAGAAGAAGATTTTGGTGGTAATGCAACCCTCGACGACTTGTTGTCGAAGTTTGGTTCAGGCCACGATGATCGCCGTTCAGCTCGCCGTCGCTACGAAAAGCCTGAACAAGAAGAAGAAGACGGATTTGAAAATCGTGAATCACGCGCCCGCCGCGATGCAATTCGCCGCACCTTGCGCGATTCACAAGAAGACTAA
- a CDS encoding VWA domain-containing protein: MRRKAGGRRTRTRTERKQGRYITSRVPRGELTDVAFDATLRVAAPFQRQRRQPHIKRAVVLHRSDLREKVRVRRTRNAVCFVVDASWSMAAETRMQATKAAVLSLLRDAYQRRDLVGLVSFARDRATVLLPLTNSVEMAQQRLRTMPTGGKTPLSRGMMAGFELLARAKLRDREILPLMVLLTDGHANVSMTGQPPQQEAYQLAEFIASQQIPTVVIDTELPNFYRGLAKELADRLNGSYYQLEELSVGLAELVRSHQELSRINI; this comes from the coding sequence ATGCGGCGCAAGGCTGGTGGTCGCCGCACCCGCACTCGAACTGAGCGCAAGCAAGGCCGCTATATCACCAGTCGCGTGCCACGCGGCGAATTAACCGATGTGGCATTTGATGCGACGCTACGGGTGGCCGCACCCTTTCAACGCCAACGCCGCCAGCCACATATCAAACGGGCTGTGGTGTTACATCGCAGCGATTTACGCGAAAAAGTGCGCGTTCGTCGCACGCGTAATGCTGTTTGTTTTGTGGTTGATGCCAGCTGGTCGATGGCCGCCGAAACGCGGATGCAAGCGACCAAAGCGGCGGTGCTCTCGCTATTGCGCGATGCCTATCAACGGCGCGATTTGGTTGGCTTGGTGAGCTTTGCCCGTGATCGGGCGACGGTGCTCTTGCCACTCACCAACAGCGTCGAAATGGCTCAGCAACGCCTGCGCACGATGCCAACTGGTGGCAAAACCCCGCTGAGTCGCGGCATGATGGCTGGTTTTGAATTATTAGCGCGAGCCAAATTGCGTGATCGCGAAATTTTACCCTTGATGGTGTTGTTGACTGATGGTCATGCCAATGTCTCGATGACGGGCCAGCCACCACAACAAGAAGCCTACCAACTGGCCGAGTTTATCGCCAGCCAACAAATTCCGACCGTGGTGATTGATACTGAATTGCCAAATTTCTATCGCGGCCTAGCCAAAGAGCTGGCTGATCGCTTGAATGGCTCGTATTATCAACTGGAAGAACTAAGTGTTGGCCTCGCCGAACTGGTACGCTCACACCAAGAATTATCACGTATTAATATTTAG
- a CDS encoding ATP-binding protein gives MQPYIRPTYPFSALVGQPRLKQALVLNAVNPRIGGVLIRGEKGTAKSTAVRALAHLLPLITVVADCPYSCPPDQLDRMCGSCRGRLQAGEDLPLQQRTTRLVELPVSASEDRLVGSLDLEHALVEGQRRFEPGLLAQVNRGLLYVDEVNLLDDHLVDILLDAAAMGINTVEREGISISHPARFILVGTMNPEEGELRPQLLDRFGLVVEIGGLKNVRERVDVIQRRMEYDADPEQFVQRWSSNEHHLTKEIAAAKKLLPQVQISEQDMAAVAMLSLELGVDGHRADLAILETARTHAALEGRTAISLEDIRVAAQLALPHRMRRQPFAEVRLDEQQLSDVLNKAAQERQRGNEETAGRDELKKA, from the coding sequence ATGCAACCATATATTCGACCAACCTACCCATTTAGTGCGCTTGTTGGTCAGCCTCGCTTGAAACAAGCACTGGTGCTTAATGCGGTCAATCCTCGAATCGGCGGTGTGCTCATTCGTGGCGAAAAAGGCACTGCCAAATCGACGGCTGTACGGGCTTTAGCACATTTGCTACCATTAATCACGGTAGTAGCCGATTGCCCTTATAGCTGCCCGCCAGATCAGCTTGATCGTATGTGTGGTTCATGTCGTGGTCGTTTGCAAGCTGGCGAAGATTTGCCGTTACAACAACGGACAACCCGCTTGGTCGAATTACCTGTCAGTGCCTCGGAAGATCGTTTGGTTGGCTCGCTTGACCTCGAACATGCCTTGGTCGAAGGTCAACGCCGTTTCGAGCCTGGTTTGTTGGCTCAAGTTAATCGTGGCTTGCTGTATGTCGATGAAGTGAATCTTTTGGATGATCACTTGGTTGATATTTTGCTCGATGCTGCGGCAATGGGCATCAACACGGTCGAACGCGAAGGCATTTCGATTTCGCACCCAGCTCGCTTTATTTTGGTTGGCACCATGAACCCCGAAGAAGGCGAACTGCGGCCTCAATTGCTTGATCGCTTTGGCTTGGTGGTTGAAATTGGTGGCTTGAAAAATGTGCGCGAACGGGTTGATGTGATTCAACGGCGCATGGAATACGATGCTGATCCTGAGCAATTTGTGCAACGCTGGAGCAGCAACGAACATCATTTGACTAAAGAAATTGCGGCGGCCAAAAAACTCTTGCCCCAGGTACAAATTTCTGAGCAAGATATGGCAGCGGTGGCAATGCTCTCGCTTGAATTGGGCGTTGATGGTCATCGTGCCGACTTAGCGATTCTCGAAACAGCGCGAACTCATGCCGCCTTAGAGGGTCGCACCGCGATTTCGCTCGAAGATATTCGGGTCGCTGCCCAATTGGCCTTGCCTCATCGGATGCGTCGCCAACCGTTTGCCGAAGTGCGGCTCGATGAGCAGCAACTCAGCGATGTGCTGAATAAGGCGGCTCAAGAGCGCCAACGCGGCAACGAAGAGACAGCGGGGCGTGACGAGCTAAAAAAAGCTTAG